CCGAGGCCCAGTTCCGTCCGCAGTACGCCGTGACAGTACTGGTCCACGAGGGACGGCGTTTCGATCATCCCGGCCTCCCCGCGTGCGCTGGCTTTAACGGCCTAACGGGTGAACGGGGTTCGAGGTCGCGGATGAGCTCGGGACTGTTCGTAGTTCGGCGGCTATCGGTCCGTTGTGGTTGATCGCGCCCACGCGGCGGAGCCGCATATCGATACAGCCCCGCGCCTTCTGGGGCGCGCTGATCAACCGCCGATCTGAATGCCGGCCATCCGCTTCCACTCGTACGGCCCCGTCTTCACCTTCGCCGCGAACTCGCCGTCGAAGGACTCGTGGACGGTGATGCCGGACTTCTCCACGGCCTTCTCGGCGATCTCGGTGCTGGGCGCCACCAGGTCCCCCCAGCCGCCGTCCTCGCCGACGAGGACGATCCGGGCGCCGCGCTCGCCGATGTGGGCCACCTGGCCCTCCGCACCACCGTGTGCCTTGGCGAAGGCGCTGATCTGGTGAGCGAGCCGGGCCGCCGTGCGCTCGGCCTTCGGGTCAACCTGCTGCGTGTCTGCCATGGCCAGGATGCTACCCACGAGTAGATCAAACGGCGACGGGAGGGGTGCGTGGCCTTGACCACGCACCCCTCCCGCCAAGGAGAACAGGGAGAACTGGGAGAAGAAGGGAGAGCTGGGAGAAGAGGAGCGTCAGCGCAGGAACGGGTCCACCGCGACCGCGACGAAGAGGATCGACACATAGGTGATCGACCAGTGGAAGAGGCGCATCTCCTTCAGCTTCACGCCGGTCACCTCGGCCTTCGCCCGGTTCTGCAGGCCGTGCGCCTCCCAGAGCCAGAAGCCGCCGGCCGCGAGGGCGACCACCGTGTAGAACCAGCCGGTGTAGCCGAGCGGGGTGAGGAGCAGGGAGACCAGGACCATCACCCAGCTGTAGATGACGATCTGCCGGGCGACGACCTTGTTGGAGGCGATGACCGGGAGCATCGGGACGCCCACGCGCGCGTAGTCCTCCTTGACCTTCATGGACAGCGGCCAGTAGTGCGGCGGCGTCCAGAAGAACATGACAAGGAAGAGGATGATCGGCGCCCAGGACATCGAGTTCGTGACGGAGGACCAGCCGATCAGCACCGGCAGACAGCCGGCGATGCCGCCCCACACGATGTTCTGCGACGTACGCCGCTTGAGGATCATCGTGTAGACGACGACATAGAAGAGGAGCGCGCCGAGCGAGAGCCAGGCGCTCAGCCAGTTGACGGTGAGACCGAAGAGCAGCGTCGAGACGACCGCGAGGGTGATGCCGAAGGCCAGGCACTCGCGCGGGCTGACCATGCCGGTCACCAGCGGCCGCTGCGCGGTGCGGTCCATCAGGGCGTCGATGTCCCGGTCGATGTACATGTTCAGCGCGTTGGCGCCGCCCGCCGAGAGGTAGCCGCCGACGCAGGTCAGCAGGACCAGCTTCAGGTCGGGCACACCCTGCTGTGCGAGGAACATGACCGGAACGGTGGTAATGAGCAGCAGCTCGATGATCCGTGGCTTGGTCAGCGCCACGAACGCCTTGACACGGGCCCCGAACGGCCGGTGAACCGGGCCCTGGCTCGCACCACCGAGCGAGCCTGCTGGACGGGATTCGACGGCCGTCACGCACACCCCTGACAGAGACATCCCAGCAAGCCTCCCCGTGTGAAGTCCCGGTAAAGGCTCGCGCGTACCACGCCACTTTAGACGTTGCCCATA
The genomic region above belongs to Streptomyces sp. CG1 and contains:
- a CDS encoding heme o synthase, giving the protein MCVTAVESRPAGSLGGASQGPVHRPFGARVKAFVALTKPRIIELLLITTVPVMFLAQQGVPDLKLVLLTCVGGYLSAGGANALNMYIDRDIDALMDRTAQRPLVTGMVSPRECLAFGITLAVVSTLLFGLTVNWLSAWLSLGALLFYVVVYTMILKRRTSQNIVWGGIAGCLPVLIGWSSVTNSMSWAPIILFLVMFFWTPPHYWPLSMKVKEDYARVGVPMLPVIASNKVVARQIVIYSWVMVLVSLLLTPLGYTGWFYTVVALAAGGFWLWEAHGLQNRAKAEVTGVKLKEMRLFHWSITYVSILFVAVAVDPFLR